From Daucus carota subsp. sativus chromosome 6, DH1 v3.0, whole genome shotgun sequence:
aTTAACAACTCTAGCAGgttaatcaaatttttaattataattagtcTAGGATAATATTTATGtctatactagcttataacccgtgcaatgcacgggcggttaatatatttgttattttatcgtatatattataaatttaattaattttataatatgttttagttaaaaaattaaatactatattactcGATGTTATTGAGaatattgagtttttttagttataaaaagataatattttagttaaaaggaACAATTGGTTATATAAATAGACCCGTATCTCGGCCCACATATCGaccgactgaccaaacttttaatgtttcggtatTATTGTGAGGTcaatagagtatttaaaaatattttaattttagttgaaaaatattatccattatttatttataattatatataataatgttatttttttatattatgttgcccgtattattttagaagatcaGCGTTTTAGTTTGAAAACCTCAAAAGatgatgtgttttagttaaaaaatgtaATTGATATGTTGCTCGGTGTtaatttagaagattgagttgtTTTGGTTAGAACATattgaaaagataatatgttttggttaaaaaggataattgattgTATAGATAGCTCAtaattcggcccaagtaccgaccgaccaaacttttaatgtttattataatttaaagaggcacatgaaaccaaataccgacccatcgtactaacctaaatttaatgtttcggtttaatagataataaaaatatattataacatgttataaattcaagagctACGTGAGTCGAATACCAACcgattcaccaaactcaactaactgacctACCAAGTGAACTTTTTATTCTTGActttaatagtgtaataatatgtagtatatgatagatttgtaatatttcttttaatgtaagatcattagagtatttaaaaataatgttattaatgtagttcggttgaataatatcacatgttatttattaataattatatttaatgatattatatttttatatatatggcgcccatgttaattgtaaaaactcggtttttttagttagaaaatctaaaaaagataatgcgtTTTGGTTAAAAAGGCAATTACTATGTTGCCCGATATTAGTTTAGAAGATCGAGTTTTTTagtcagaaatataaaaaaggtaatatatttcaattaaaaggattaattggttatatagataggtctgtactttgacccaaattaaaaagaataattggttatatagataggttcagaataattggttatatttgttatatattataattataattatttaaaaacaaaaaaataaacaggAAAAGGTTGCCTCAATCCGAAAGAAACCGGAGGAAGTAGTTGCGTAGTAAAAACCAAACACAGCCTAAAAAGTGTAATTTACAGAGAGCAAAGCGAAGATATTTGCAAGGTcatgtatttgttttatgtttggaCTTCTTTGTATATTTGGACTTGTCTATATTTTAAAGcccattaattataaaaattcgtGTAATAacccgcgtaccgaccgaccaaacttttaatgtttcggctttaatagtatagtatagatatataacTGATGCGGTTGGCTTCAATATATTTTCTCAgcaatttttgtaatttttttttatatataaaaaggaatcaattcattaattaaaaggcATACAGCATCTACAAACATAATCAaaattggacagacgctgaaTAATATCGTTGTTAAATCCTTCCTTCTTGGAGAAGCAACtgagcgatttgaagatgatttgaatatacacatttgtttccatctgattggttttcacctgagtgttctgaacaatcgaccatagatgcgatcccataataaccttcaaatcTGAATCAAACTCATGAAAATCTtgccgatctataacctcggtcatgaagaacatcaaaacacaccaaaacaaaataAACCAACTCTTATGAGAAGGAGAGaataacaaaacccaaataaattagAAACTTATTGAATGAcaaataagatttcaaaacaagaaaacaggaagaaaaaaagaaggaatGGGGGCTTTCCACCAGTGAAAACTGATGGAAGCCCCTTCAAAAATCTTTAACGAGGCTagggaggctagggttttgagataaaatctcctaaaaataaaaagaatttaagTTAAGGGAACAACAACATTAACGATAGGGATGGGCATTCGCCCCGTCCCGATCCGATTCCCGCCTCGGATCCGGGAAATTTTTCGGggacggggcggggatcggggaaagttttagaaaaaattcggggatcggggcggggtcggggattgaTGTCTTCccaccccgatccccgaccccgattgtgtatatatataaataacaatatatttttatatatatatatatatatattatactaaatatattattaaaaatagataatatttataattataataaaaattagaaaatgatCTTTATGTTTATTGAtcgattataaatatattgtaatataatatattttaaattatcgtttatttatattataaatcaattttaatacgatttgatattaaaaatataaaataataatattttattagtatattaggaattagtagtttttttttgtcaggaggagttagtagtttgtttgtttattaaaaagtatattatatattataaaattataatttctaaattaaaaactaaaagtcCCCGAATCCCGTGTggatccccgttccccgttcgAGACGGGGTTCggagagaaaaatcatctccGTTTGGAGTTCGGAGCGGAATCGGGGATGGGTATTCAATTCGGGGATCAGGGTCAGGATAGCCCCGTCCCCAAGTGCCCCGTGCCCATCCCTGATTAACGAAGactaattagcaaaaaaaacatGAACTATGACTAGGTTCATTGTACTGGAATGCAGGACACGAGACCACTGAAAGACTTTAGTCCCAAAACACAAGAGAATATTATTCCCAGTCCACCCTTTAATTCATTTTAGTCTAAACACAGCCTTGATTTTGAATCAACAAACAAAGGCCAAAACCCATCGCCGGAATAATGAGTTCAGGCGAATTCAAGCCGTTGGATGAGAAGTTTCTGGTCGAATACATAAAAGCAACCCCATCTCTATATCAAGTGCTGGGCAATAACCTTCATGACTTGCAGATTAAAGAAGTGGGTGATGGCAATCTTAATTTTGTCTTCATCGTACAGACCTCTTCTGGTTCTCTCGTCATCAAACAGGTACTTATGTACCTATTTATACAGACATATTCatgttttgcaaatatttaCAGTAGGAGTTATATTATTAGTGTTTGAGGCAACTGGTGTACTTCTTGTTGTTAATTCTGTGGACATTAAACTAACTGTTTACTGAGATTTAAGAAATATTGAAGTACTATGTTTCGAAAAACACGAATCGGAAGTGGTTTTTCCAGTGGTTGCTAATGTAACCTGCTTAAACCTCAGTGTAGTTGGCAGAAAGGTTTTAATTGACAATTTTGTTATGTAAACATTATGTCTGCTAAATAATCCTGTTACAATTTTCGCGTAAAAGTATCCTGTTTATGCTTCTTAATTAAAGTTTGTTGGTTAATTATGTATCTGTTGAAGAGGttaatattttctataagaTTTGTTATGTTTGATAATTAAGAGCTTTATTTCATAGCTTGTCAAAGACATTTTTGTTTATGCTGTTACATTGCAGGCTCTTCCTTATATACGTTGTATAGGGGAATCTTGGCCCATGACAAAGGAACGTGCATATTTTGAAGCAAGTGCCCTAGAAGAACAGGGCCGTTTGTGTCCTAATCATGTTCCTGAAGTTTATCACTTCGACAGGAGTATGTCTTTGATTGGCATGCGTTACCTCGAGCCTCCACATATAATCTTAAGAAAAGGCTTGATTGCTGGAATTGAATACCCATTTCTTGCGGAGCACATATCTGAATTTATGGCCAAGACTCTATTCTCTACATCCCTTCTGTCTCTCACTACGACAGAGCACAAAAGTGCAGGTAAACTGTGTATGATTCATAACTTTGTTTATGTCCGTGTGTGTGGGTATACATAATATACATTCTTAAAAGATGAATCGCTGTATCATGATTTTCTACTACATAGAAAGAAGGAAGCTATCGGTGTTATTACATTGTTTTGATTAATACTATACTGTGATGAGCCATAACGAACTTAACTTTACTAAGTTCATTTCTGTACTAGGCTTCACCAGAATTACCTTTTAGAAGCTTGATTTAACtacctataattaatatatcaatCATTCCACAGTGGCAAAATATTGTGGAAATGTTGAGATGTGCAGGCTCACTGAACAGGTTGTGTTTTCCGACCCTTACAAAGTGTCTCAATACAACCATTGGACTTCCCCTTATCTCGATAAGGATGCTGATGCAGTGCGGGAGGATAACTTTCTAAAGCTTGAAGTTGCTGAGTTGAAATCAAAGTAATTTGCAAGTTTAGAGTTCTTTCTATTAAGAGTGTTTTGACATATGATACCTTGACATATGGACTGTTTCCTTATTTACTGTTGTGGCTGTGTCGTCTTCCAGGTTCTGCGAGAGAGCTCAAGCTCTTATACATGGTGATCTTCATACTGGTTCTGTCATGGTTACTCATGATTCAACTCAAGTTATAGATCCAGAATTTGCTTTCTATGGGCCAATGGGGTTTGATATTGGAGCCTTTCTGGCAAATCTTATTCTGGCATATTTTTCTCAGGATGGACATGCAGATGACAGAAATGATCGGAAGGTAAGTCCTTATGTCAATAAATCTGTATATAAATTAGCATTTATTATGTGTGGATCTTCCATTTTATTATGCATCAAATTAATCTCCGTCATGTCTCCACTTATGTTGTGCATTCCTTTGTGTTGTCATCATATCTAAGTTCAGCTCATTTAAAGATTAAATATCCCTTGCACAAATCATGCATTGGTGAAGGATGTTACCactgccccccccccccccccccccccccccccccggtaAAATTCTTTAAGATTTTGTTTCATGtctttcaataatatttttttgtatgtAAACAGCGTTGAACATGGTGTAATTTTTATAACGTTAGCTAACACGTTTAATGTGCAGACGTATAAAGAATGGATATTAAAAACCACAGCAGATACTTGGAGTCTTTTTGACAAAAAGTTCACCGCTCTTTGGGATGGACACAAGAATAGATCCGGTGATGCCTATCTTCCTGAAATTTATAACAATGCTGAACTGCAACGgataataaaacataaatttatgCAAGAGTTGCTCCATGATTCTTTGGGATTTGGTGCTGCCAAAATGATAAGGTGAGTGGTGCTTTTAAATCTATTAACTTACAGTTAAATGTTTTCTTTCTTCCTTCTGTCTTTTGTACAATACGAAAGCATtctggttttttttttgtgtgtgtgggtGGGTGGGGGGTTGCAGTTCCAAATTCTGCAATATCTGCAAGTATTGTATATATGACatctaaataattatatacgGATATAGGAATCAGAAACTTTTTATGCGTTTTTTAGTATAGCAGTGTCCTCTACACTCTGTCGAGGGCTCAAATCTTGCCAAAGCCAAGGTTGGAGTAAGTGTGTTTAGTTATCAAGAAGTaatagcttgtagtttgattcgGGAGGTTCTTTAGCTTTTGAGGTGAGCTGGTATGAATACTTTGCAGGAACCGTTCTTTCCTTATTACCACGACTCTTTTTTTGCCTCGAGTACCCGTATCGGGCACTCGAAGCATGGGTATGTACACTCCGTACTTATTTcaggccaaaaacatgtaaatattcataatattgCCGAGTCCAACACTTGGACACGCATCCATGTTGAACACTTTTAGCCTAGTCCGGGCAACGCAACTACCAAACCTAGTCACTTGGAGCATAgctcatcttctttctccccTTGTTGTCCTGTCTGTGTATCAGTCTCATTGACTTTAATAATCTGCTTTCTTGTTTCTCTAAGACACTTCTTCATTTCGTTGGCCTTAGAGCATCTTTAGTAGGCTGCTAACATCTATGCAGTATGACACTCTTGGGTGCCTTCTTATTGGAGTTGCAAGGGTGCCAACTGCCAAGAGAAGTTGCCAAATTTTTGCACCCCTTAAAATGGTAAAATCATAATCCTTGGTGTATAAGTATAAATCATTCATGCCTATTGACCATAAGAGGATACAATATGGCATATTAACACACCTGTCATGTTAGACGACTTTAAACCCCGCGTTGTATCCTTTGAGTACCTGCACTTAGCACATGCGAATTGTTATTTGAAGAGAAAAACAGATATAATTATCATAGTACGCAATacgaatatatttaatattgaattaAAGAACATAATGACTTATTtggggatttttttttatatttacataatatttttgagTATTAAGTATTTAATTGGTGTTTAGCATTCCTTGTCTTCaaaaataagtcacttattttCTCAAATAGTACACTTTTATGTATTTTGTCGCCAGAAATAAGTGACTTGTTTCTGAAAAACGAGATGAATCAAATGGGCTCTACATATACCAACTTTAGTGGATGaagaaaattttacaaaataaaatagaagtaGAGGTGGACAAAGGTAATCCGCTAGTTTTTAAACTTAAATCTAAAGATAATGTGCTAGTTTTTTCAGTTGGTCCCTTTTGACAGATACAAGTCGTTCAGCATGACCTAATGGTAGACCTAGATAAGATTAATCTGATTTACATTTCTCATTGTATAATATCtagtttttcattattttatgtggttcattttttttcatatactcATATGTGGACCATTTAGGCGAGGTGTAGGGTGCCAACTATGGAGTAAAATGGTGCCAAATTTAACATGGATGTATGAGaatataaaaagttattattattattaatgagtCAGTAAAGTTTGACACCCCTTGAGGGTGCCTCAATTGGAACAGATATGTTTGTATATTTGTCTATATTCAGATATTGATAAAATGTCTATGGAAGCTCTGATGCCTAGTAATCAGATTTATTCCTTGCTAAAAGGGAAAAACGGCCGATCCTTGTATAGCCAGTGCTAGGTTAAGAAGGAAACTTCGTTCTTCAAGTATTGGACTTGTTATCGTACTTTGATGTACAAAACATAGTATATCTTAGTTCTTAAGAGACGTGAGTGTGTGTCTTGGGGGAGGATTGTGTTTAACTTGGGCGAACATCACGTttctttaatttgtttttaattacaATATAAACTTCATTCCCAAGAATTGggctttattataataattattattctaCAAGACTAAGTATCTTAGCAGTTCTGTGCTTAGCTtttcttttccatttttttttcctaaattagcttttcttttctttactaACTCTATTGATACTTTCTGGCCGTTTCATTTCCTTTAAGGG
This genomic window contains:
- the LOC108225747 gene encoding methylthioribose kinase; translated protein: MSSGEFKPLDEKFLVEYIKATPSLYQVLGNNLHDLQIKEVGDGNLNFVFIVQTSSGSLVIKQALPYIRCIGESWPMTKERAYFEASALEEQGRLCPNHVPEVYHFDRSMSLIGMRYLEPPHIILRKGLIAGIEYPFLAEHISEFMAKTLFSTSLLSLTTTEHKSAVAKYCGNVEMCRLTEQVVFSDPYKVSQYNHWTSPYLDKDADAVREDNFLKLEVAELKSKFCERAQALIHGDLHTGSVMVTHDSTQVIDPEFAFYGPMGFDIGAFLANLILAYFSQDGHADDRNDRKTYKEWILKTTADTWSLFDKKFTALWDGHKNRSGDAYLPEIYNNAELQRIIKHKFMQELLHDSLGFGAAKMIRRIVGVAHVEDFESINDAARRADCERLALNFAKMLLKERRRFQTITEVVLAIQKSHS